The following nucleotide sequence is from Anopheles stephensi strain Indian chromosome 3, UCI_ANSTEP_V1.0, whole genome shotgun sequence.
CTCCACAAAGCTAGCCCATTCCTGTAAGAAGAATGCCCGGAGTGTACCGTCATCCGCTGGCGGGTGGTTTGCTACCGTGGCTATTATATCTGCGAGACCCACAAACTGTAACGCTTCTGCGGTGGGATTGTGCTGGTGGAAAGCGAACTGAAGGTAGATTGTTTTCTCCAACTTTTCCACACTGACACCACCGGTCCAGGTGCTCGGTTTGAGCAGCTCGGTGAAGTGTCGCTCGGGAAGATGCACCAACGCTTCAATGTACTTTTTAAACACCTGGAAGGAAAGGATTTGGGTTGGAATAGCTTTATGGAAGTAAAATTTTCGGCATTATGTAGGTACACCAACCTCCGATCCCAGATCGAAGCGcatgaaaaagttttccagcGTCGTGCAGAGTAGTTGAAAATTGTCCTCATTTTCGTACTGCTTCTCCCGCTGCAGGGCACTAGCAATCAATGCCATCGTTTTGATGAACGGCGTATCGTCCGCAAACTGTCTATCCTCTGCCCGTTCGGCTAGGTACTGTAGCGAGAGATGCACAAACCGTTTGTAGATTTCCGTCTGCACCGCCTCCGTAATGTTCGCGATCGAGGAATAGATTTTTAGCAGATCCTCTTCCAACATAACCGTTTCGCACAGCTCGTTTAGATAGTTTTCCACCAGCCGCTTGGCAGTTCCGGAAAATGGCATCTGTTTGATCGCTATCTGCAGGCACGCATCTCGCATCTCGAAACAGTGGTGAAAATATTCGTGCAGAAAGCACCAATTTAGGGGTGGAATTGGTTTGGGGTACGGTTTGGCAATAATGCGCAGCATCTGTACCAGCACCAGTTCGGCAGTGGTATCGCTGTTCGTAAATTTCGTGCTTTGCAGTATCAGATAGTTTACGATCGTGGACAAAATGCTTGCCCGTGGTAGATACTTCAAATTAGAAGGTTCCGGACGACCCGGCGGCGTTTGATAGATTCCACCACGATAGCTTTTGATTTCGTGCGCAATGTAATGTCCCAACAGATCGCCGACCGCTTCGATTGCGCTGTGGTTGGTGTACTGCAGGAGCTGGATCCAACATTCTGGCGGGATAGAACCCGGGCCGTCGGCTTCGGAATTGCCTTCTGCGTTCTGGTCCGGCAGTTCGATGCCCTGTCGGAACAGTTCCGGTAGCTGGCGTAGCGTTAGTGTGTCCGGTTGGAAGTGTTTCAGCGTGCCCAGCGCAGCCTCTATGATTTCCCGCTCTTCGTAATCGGTGACGTATTGCCACAGTGTGCCAATAATGTGATTGACCAACCGTTCCTGTTCCGGCGAGGTAACTTTGATCAGCGGTACATTGGCGAAAAATCGGCACAAGCTTTTGATGACTTTCGGCCGGCGTTCGTTGGCGAACCGGAagcccaacaccttccaggtgGACACAATGTTAACGACTTGGTTTTCGCACAAGCTGGAGATGGCATCCAGCGACAAACAGATGGCCACTTCATTATCGCTATTGCTGGGATTGCTAAGGACTTCAGAGAATAGATTTACCAAATCCTCTCCGTGCTGGGTGGGGCTGTAACGAGATCGAAAAAGGAAAGttatattaattttgtttttgaaggtGAGAACTTACATCTTTACTTACTTTATAAGGCACACTTCACGAATGGTGTACGCACGGGCAACCGTATGTTCCCAGCGATCCTCGTTCGGTCGACGGCTAGTATCCTTCAGCAGATCGTACAACAGTGGATAGGTGCGCGGTTCCGCCTTCCACAGTCTCAGATACAAATCCAGGCACAGCGCACGGTCCAGATCCTTCGTCAGAGCTTTCAGTATGCCGATCAAATTTTCTTTCGCCCCCATCGAAGCGATCGTTTGCAGTACGTGCAATCGCCTGCGAGCATCTCTGTGCTGAGCTAGCCCATAGAGCAGTGGGACCATACTTTGTGCGACCTGCACCTCGCTGTGCTTCATCAGCCTAACTAAATGTGCAAAATTTATCTTCCAAACGTTGTCCTCATATGAAGAGGAAAGAAAGATGGATCGATGCAGCTGACTTAAGTTGTGCGTAAAACGCATACTTGCTGGTCCACCCGTTCGAAGATAGTCATCGATTGCAGTTCGGTAAGAATTCCACCAATTACAGAGAATGGTCCACTTGGCTAAATCCGCGTGGAAGTACATCGTCCCGGTGGTGGTACAGTCCAGGTTCGAAATCTCTTTCCATTCCACCAGGGTAAGATCTTCCTCGATTTTCGTCAGAATCTTATCACAGACCGGCAGATGTTTCGTGGTGTACGATGGTTGGCCAAGCAATTGAATCATTGCCTCTTTCGTCAGCATGCAGCTAACCCTTCCGCAAGCCGGAAGAATGATTTGGATAATCTCGAGCAATGCAAACAGCTTTAACGGTGATACGATCAACAGCAGATCTACAGTGATCGTAAGCAGCACGTCCagcgatggtgatggtggtggatcaCATTTCATTGCAGCATTACATACCGCTTGCAACAAACCAAAGCATCGGCTTGGATCGTAATTCCTTTCGACGTAATTTTTAAGCACAGCTGCTAGGTATAGAGCGAATTCTAGTTGCAGCTTTACATCGCTAGGATTTTCGTGCAGAACGATTTCCAGGGCATCCGTGAGAAGAGCAACGGTGAAACATGTTTGCGTTGCAGACGTATCCCTGCACCATGCCAGAATCTCGAACACGATCGATTTTGCATTTGCATCGTGCAAGGATCTTTCTACCAGAAGCTTCCAAATCGGTTGACAATTAGCGTAAAGGCACAGGTTGACGAAGAGATGCAATAGCACGGGGCGCAAGAATTCAATACTGTTGGTTCGAATTGCATCATCCTGATGGTTCAGCGTGTTTACGATCAGATGGACGATAGTTCCTGCACTTTCGAAGCTTGATTTATCGATGAGAAGAATTACCGGATGTTGCGGAGGCTTTAAGTCGAACTGACATACGTAATTTTGTTTGCCGGCCGTGGTCAAACAACGCCGGCGTAGATCGATTAGCAGCAGTTCGAAAATTGTTCCAGAAAACACGATGAACTGTCCAGGGTTGGTGTTTGGCAGGAGCGTCATCAGCATTCCCAGCATTTGTCCAAGTTCCACACATCCTTCCGTAGTGAGTTGCAGTATCGCTTCATTTGCCAGCTGGCACACGCGTACGTTGTTCGATTTGCAGAGCTGTTTTAGAAGGTCAATCTCACCCTCGGTTACTGTCCTAGTGGTCGGTTTTGGTTTCTGAGCTATTTTCAATATCTTCTCAATTTGCACCGCTGCCGACTGCAACGTTAATTTGGAGTTAATCGCTTGCAAACTATCCATGTTTGCCGTATGGTCCGAAACTGCACCGAGTACGAGACCGCGCACTgcacaaaatgtaaacaatccgAGCCGCGGTGTCATGCTGCGTGTTTGACAACCCTGCGTGCGAAACGTCAAAGTGGCCAAACGTCACGGTGACGTTGGGATGAGTCAATGCAAAAGCATAAACAAACTCGGCGATTTCGATGCAAAAGTGCCCCCGCAGTGCTGTGAAATTCATTATTTTCGTTTATTGCTCCTAAGTTATCTGTGCGCCTTATTTGCTCTCCCGTACGGGACTTCATTTCCTGAAAGAGAATCTTAATCTGCTGTTAAAAAGTATCTCCGACGTCGTTGGCGAGAGGAAGAGATCCTGTGCAGTGATAGAAGACTCATCAACTCCCCAGTACAAAGAAAACACAGCCGGAGAAAAACCAATTTACCCCGAAAGGAAAAATGCAGGACAATCGGCCCGAGCTGTACGAGGAGGTGAAACTCTACCGACAGGCCCGGGAGCGTGAAAAGTACGATAACATGGCGGATCTGTTTGCCCTCGTTTCTACGCTGCAAAATCTGGAAAAGGCCTACATCCGGGACTGCATTACACCGCAGGAGTATACGGCTGCCTGCTCGAAGCTGCTGGTGCAGTACAAGGTGGCGTTCAAAATCGTGCAAGGCGACGAGTTTCCGACGATCGACACGTTTGTGAAAAAGTTCCGGCTAGACTGTCCGGCGGCACTGGAACGCATACGGGAGGATCGTCCCATTACCATCCGGGACGATAAGGGCAACACGAGCAAATGCATCGCCGACATAGTGTCGATGTTCATTACGCTGATGGATAAGCTACGGCTCGAGATCCGCGCGATGGACGATTTACAGCCCGAGCTGCGCGATCTGCTGGACACGATGAATCGGCTCTCGCTGATTCCGGACAACTTCGAGGGCAAGGAGAAGGTATCCAACTGGCTGGCAACGCTGAACACGATGCAGGCATCGGACGACCTAACGGAAGCTCAGGTCCGTCAGCTGCTGTTCGATCTGGAATCGTCCTATTCGGCATTTAACAATCTGCTGCACACCACATAAACATCAGAACCCGCGGCGAACCGTATCTCCATGGGACTGTAAATAGGAACATAAGTCATTTTGATTGTAAGAGCGGGGTAGGGTTTAACGAACAAAACCGGACTGGGCTTCGAAGGAATTTGAATCAGGTTAATCTGTGCATCTAgacgaaaggaagaaaaaaagtgtgaGAAAAGGCGGGAGGCGAGCTAAGTAACGAATGTAGGAATGCGCATATTTTTACTCAAACAATTaagaaatatatatataaactGTTTAACCGAAAGATGTGGTCGAGTTTTGGTAGCTAACATCGGTCTGTTGCATCGAATAGCACAATCGTACAGTGCCAATAGGAGTGGGAAAAGGTTAATGGTTACAGGATAAGTTCAGGAATTAAAACTTTCGCGACGTTACAGGACAGTTGGAATAGTTGATAGTTGAGATAAACAGTAATAGAGTTGACCGTTGTTTGCTAATTATCATTGCTAGTCACATTACTCTCAGCACGGAATTTATGGATCAATTTTGTCCACATTAAACTATGGGTACGTTAGCTGAAACTCTTTTTGCACTTgtagaatttttattttaatttttttaccaTTTGATTACATATGAAgtaaaaatttattgaaaaaaatttcATGTAAAGTTTGAACAAAGTTTTGATACAGACTGTAGCCTCTAtgcaataacaaaacaaaatctctatttaaaaaaaaattacaggGTATCCCGAAGTAATTTTACGGtttccactgttttttttttgttgcgatttattgatttttgctttcttcacaAAGTTTTCGTACTTTAGAAAACTGGTCATTATTAGTGTCGCCTAAATTTTAATGTTCTAATTTTCatagtttgtttaaaaatattcaaaagtAATAAACAGACTTGCAACTATATTTTTGTCGAATTAGAGAACATGGTTTTTATCCATCCTTTCAAGgctttgtattaaaaaaaggaacagggattataaaaaaaaacaaattcaaacatATTTGGGAAAGCAAAACTGTGAAGCTCATACAAAATATATGGAAACATGTATGGGAAACCATAAATATCTAACCGCGATGGAGATCATCTGATCTGGTTCAGTAGGACCTCTTGTGAAGAAGTCTCCTCCTTCTGCTTCCTACAATCTTGAAAGGCCTCGGTCTGCCATCTCAGGCTTtctttgaattgattttacccgtagcaaggtagtaaGTACTGCTTACGGGGAGCCGGTctagatggaatttgaaccacggtcttgctgtgtgaagaccggcaccgttattgCCTAGGCTACCGGGCTGCCGCATAGCAGAAGTCTACTAGTCAAATTCAATCCcattaaacattaaataaaCGTTTTAGGTCATTGGACTTTTTCATTCTTTACGAGTTCTTAAATTCTGGTATATTCTTTGGCTTTTGGAATAATCTGACTTATAATGTTGGAAGAATATGGCTACCCTAGATGGACACGTGGGGAGGTCCTAAGCCACTATACCTAAGCCACTAGCCAGTGACGGGTTACTGACAGCACAAGCTagtaacttcttcttcttcttaagcactacaacctcgagaggtctcggcctgctcgctttctatgacttaattttacccgtagtaaagtagtcagctttacgtacggggaggcggtctggatgcgatttgaaccccggccctgccatgtgaagaccggcgccgctgtcgcctcggccaccggaccgccccagtaACTAAATTCGCTAGTAACTTAATTGGTCCAAAACCTCAACCCGTAACCATAACTGTCTATCCAAATCGATAAGACCTCgccaatatatatatatatatatatatatatatatatatatatatatatatatatatatatatatatatatatatatccaCACGAGTTCCAATGATTCAAACATAGTGTTCTAAACTTCATTAGTGTTGAACGAATTACGAAAGACATAGAACTAGTAATATATCCATACAAAAATATATTACTCCCCGTTGACGCAATCCGCAGCCAGTACAGGGAAAGTGTCGTTGCGCTTTGATTCTTGTAGCTTAATAAAATTATCCTGCACGCACAACGTTCGCAGTCCCTCTGACGTCAGCGATGAACTCATTCTTAATGCGATTAGCCTGCCAGCGTGAAAACTAGACGACCTAAATGCACCCGAAAAAGTGTATCACTAGAAGCCGTCTGGTAGCAGGGCCGGTACCTCACAGGAACTTTTGTTGAATGAATATGTGGAACTGTGGGCAGTGGCACTGAAGCGGATGAAGCGTTCCTTTGGTTTCGCACCATTCCATGGCCAGGAATCATGAATGAATGGTGTAATATGCAGGCAAACATTGTTGTATGACGTTGTACTAGCTGGGATAGTACTTTACTTAATTTGTGTGATATAATGGTTAATATTCGAGACTCGGTTTAAAAATTCTGGTTGTGGGAATATTTTAATGGACGTAACTTGATTGCCATTTAAATATTAATCACTAATTTTACACAACCTTTCTGGCTTTATAGACATCGCACGATCAACTAAACGGCCTATAAAAACCCCTCTTGCACTGAACATAAAAATTGAAGCACTAAATAATTCGCCATTGCACCATTCCGACACATTCTCCGGCCACATTTATGCTCTCCACACGCACCGTCCTCCtgcccacccacccacccaactGCATGCCATTTAAAACGCACATCTGGAAACTAATCACTTGATGGAGGTTTGGCAAAGTACGACCCGTTTTCATCATCAGCTATGCGTAAATGCGTTTG
It contains:
- the LOC118509379 gene encoding focadhesin-like; translation: MTPRLGLFTFCAVRGLVLGAVSDHTANMDSLQAINSKLTLQSAAVQIEKILKIAQKPKPTTRTVTEGEIDLLKQLCKSNNVRVCQLANEAILQLTTEGCVELGQMLGMLMTLLPNTNPGQFIVFSGTIFELLLIDLRRRCLTTAGKQNYVCQFDLKPPQHPVILLIDKSSFESAGTIVHLIVNTLNHQDDAIRTNSIEFLRPVLLHLFVNLCLYANCQPIWKLLVERSLHDANAKSIVFEILAWCRDTSATQTCFTVALLTDALEIVLHENPSDVKLQLEFALYLAAVLKNYVERNYDPSRCFGLLQAVCNAAMKCDPPPSPSLDVLLTITVDLLLIVSPLKLFALLEIIQIILPACGRVSCMLTKEAMIQLLGQPSYTTKHLPVCDKILTKIEEDLTLVEWKEISNLDCTTTGTMYFHADLAKWTILCNWWNSYRTAIDDYLRTGGPASMRFTHNLSQLHRSIFLSSSYEDNVWKINFAHLVRLMKHSEVQVAQSMVPLLYGLAQHRDARRRLHVLQTIASMGAKENLIGILKALTKDLDRALCLDLYLRLWKAEPRTYPLLYDLLKDTSRRPNEDRWEHTVARAYTIREVCLINPTQHGEDLVNLFSEVLSNPSNSDNEVAICLSLDAISSLCENQVVNIVSTWKVLGFRFANERRPKVIKSLCRFFANVPLIKVTSPEQERLVNHIIGTLWQYVTDYEEREIIEAALGTLKHFQPDTLTLRQLPELFRQGIELPDQNAEGNSEADGPGSIPPECWIQLLQYTNHSAIEAVGDLLGHYIAHEIKSYRGGIYQTPPGRPEPSNLKYLPRASILSTIVNYLILQSTKFTNSDTTAELVLVQMLRIIAKPYPKPIPPLNWCFLHEYFHHCFEMRDACLQIAIKQMPFSGTAKRLVENYLNELCETVMLEEDLLKIYSSIANITEAVQTEIYKRFVHLSLQYLAERAEDRQFADDTPFIKTMALIASALQREKQYENEDNFQLLCTTLENFFMRFDLGSEVFKKYIEALVHLPERHFTELLKPSTWTGGVSVEKLEKTIYLQFAFHQHNPTAEALQFVGLADIIATVANHPPADDGTLRAFFLQEWASFVELFARTDRDDSESDGKALVGFIAELIGLIQCKLTATDDRIELGALFMLDTLMTAVISISGYGGLYGVKLLANERLLRLVQFPLALVTVFERNAWREIEIKMYEFLHHLYGIASLPNEYAECLRSALICCKKQPYFQQPKTLPKFVSLRRRL
- the LOC118509383 gene encoding vacuolar protein sorting-associated protein 28 homolog, giving the protein MQDNRPELYEEVKLYRQAREREKYDNMADLFALVSTLQNLEKAYIRDCITPQEYTAACSKLLVQYKVAFKIVQGDEFPTIDTFVKKFRLDCPAALERIREDRPITIRDDKGNTSKCIADIVSMFITLMDKLRLEIRAMDDLQPELRDLLDTMNRLSLIPDNFEGKEKVSNWLATLNTMQASDDLTEAQVRQLLFDLESSYSAFNNLLHTT